The genomic segment AGGTAGCGATATTTCAGGCGCAACTCTTCGCTGGCCTTGGATGCCTCATCGAGCTGAAACGGCAGCGGTGGGCAGCGGTTAAGGATTTCGAGACCGGTGAGTTTGACCTCGATCTCTCCGGTGGGCATATCGGGATTGACCATCCCCTCAGGCCGCGCCTGAACCACGCCATCGGCTTCGATAACCCATTCGGCGTGAAGCTGGTGGGATAGCTCAGCCACTTCGGGAGCCTCTTCGGGATGCACAACGAGCTGGGTCTTGCCGTAGCGGTCGCGCAAGTCCACGAACAGGAGGCCGCCGAGGTCGCGCCGTCGCGCAACCCAGCCTTGAAGGTGAACGGTCTTTCCGACGTCGGTCTTGCGGAGCTGGCCGCAGGTGTGGGTTCTGGGT from the bacterium genome contains:
- the aspS gene encoding aspartate--tRNA ligase (catalyzes a two-step reaction, first charging an aspartate molecule by linking its carboxyl group to the alpha-phosphate of ATP, followed by transfer of the aminoacyl-adenylate to its tRNA; contains discriminating and non-discriminating subtypes) encodes the protein MRPRTHTCGQLRKTDVGKTVHLQGWVARRRDLGGLLFVDLRDRYGKTQLVVHPEEAPEVAELSHQLHAEWVIEADGVVQARPEGMVNPDMPTGEIEVKLTGLEILNRCPPLPFQLDEASKASEELRLKYRYL